In the Rhodospirillaceae bacterium genome, one interval contains:
- the ppc gene encoding phosphoenolpyruvate carboxylase, whose amino-acid sequence MTDRKDAPLKYDIRLLGRILGDVVRDHEGDAVFNTIERIRRTSVRFRRDADIAAENQLEKLTRSLDLQTTDRIIRAFSYFSHLANIAEDQHHIRRTRAHAIAGALPREGSMAYTLARSKAAGVSRKQIARFFSSALCVPVLTAHPTEVRRRSSINQEIELARLLDERDRARLTPDELSANRCGLRRVIATLWQTHILRDTRLKVIDEVINGLSYFDQTFLRELPRFYGALEDLLETEQDWSGIVLPSFLKIGSWIGGDRDGNPYVAAEALLSALKLQSGCALKYYLDELHQLGGELPLDDRLVGVSSSLLELSESSPDHAPQRAHEPYRRAISGMFARLAATMRILDHLEPQRHEIGSARPYDSAREAIADLDVIVSSLKTNGAPELASGRIRDLRRALDVFGFHLASIDLRQNSDVHERVVADLCAAARIEGDYLACDELRRIAVLRKEIVNPRPIVSAYAEYCDETKSELGILRAARESRLAYGDGAIANYIISKANSVSDVLEVILLLKEAGLHDPSQEKLALNVIPLFETIDDLRRCPVIMDALFDIPEYRELLKSRGDIQEVMLGYSDSNKDGGYVTSSWELYNAELALIEVFRRYGVRLRLFHGRGGSVGRGGGPSYQAILAQPEGAVDGAIRITEQGEVIAAKYSNPEVGRRNLEILAAATFEATVGTKRVKSVSSDFLAAMDDLSNHAFRAYRHLVYETEGFEAFFHESTVVGEIANLNIGSRPASRKSSRRIEDLRAIPWVFSWSQCRLMLPGWFGLGTGIRKWLQANPKGGMKLLRRMYRSWPFFKTMISNADMVMAKADVGIASRYARLVADRELSARIFERISLEFEESRAVILDITQQSELLESNPLLLRSLRNRFPYIDPLHHIQVELLRRHRAGDTDSQVAQGIHLTINGIAAGLRNSG is encoded by the coding sequence ATGACTGACAGAAAAGATGCGCCCCTGAAATACGACATCCGGCTTCTCGGCCGTATTCTAGGAGACGTCGTTCGTGATCATGAAGGTGATGCCGTTTTCAATACCATCGAGCGTATTCGCCGAACGTCGGTTCGATTTCGACGCGATGCTGACATCGCTGCCGAAAACCAGTTGGAAAAGCTCACTCGCTCGCTCGATCTACAAACCACCGATCGAATCATCAGGGCGTTTAGCTACTTCTCGCACTTGGCGAATATTGCCGAAGATCAGCACCATATTCGCCGCACGCGCGCGCATGCTATAGCGGGCGCGCTACCGCGTGAAGGATCGATGGCTTATACCCTGGCACGCTCCAAAGCAGCAGGCGTGTCGCGCAAACAAATTGCGCGGTTCTTCAGTTCTGCGTTATGCGTTCCGGTGTTGACCGCCCACCCGACAGAGGTGCGTCGGCGAAGCTCGATCAACCAAGAAATCGAGTTGGCTCGTTTGCTGGATGAACGCGATAGGGCGAGGCTGACGCCCGACGAACTTTCTGCCAACCGATGTGGTTTGCGCCGTGTGATCGCAACGTTGTGGCAAACCCACATTCTCCGTGATACGCGGCTAAAGGTCATCGACGAAGTAATCAACGGCTTGTCGTATTTCGACCAAACCTTTCTACGAGAGTTGCCGCGCTTTTATGGAGCATTAGAGGACCTGCTCGAGACTGAGCAGGACTGGAGCGGTATCGTCCTTCCGTCGTTTCTCAAGATCGGAAGTTGGATCGGCGGTGACAGGGACGGAAACCCGTATGTCGCGGCGGAGGCGCTCCTTTCGGCACTCAAATTACAGAGCGGTTGCGCCCTTAAATACTATCTGGACGAACTTCATCAGTTGGGCGGCGAACTCCCCTTGGATGATCGCTTGGTTGGCGTCTCGTCTTCGTTGCTCGAGCTATCAGAATCCTCGCCCGACCATGCGCCGCAACGTGCCCATGAGCCATATCGACGTGCGATCAGCGGAATGTTCGCACGGTTAGCGGCCACTATGAGAATTCTCGATCACCTGGAACCGCAACGGCACGAAATAGGTTCCGCACGCCCGTACGATTCTGCACGCGAGGCGATTGCCGATCTCGACGTCATTGTTTCGTCTTTGAAAACAAATGGAGCGCCCGAACTTGCCTCCGGCCGTATTCGTGATTTGCGTCGCGCGCTTGATGTTTTCGGATTTCATTTGGCCTCGATAGATTTGCGTCAGAATTCAGACGTGCATGAGCGTGTTGTCGCCGATCTGTGTGCTGCTGCACGTATCGAAGGCGACTATCTCGCCTGTGACGAGTTACGACGGATTGCAGTGCTTCGCAAAGAAATCGTGAATCCTCGACCGATCGTGTCCGCATATGCTGAATATTGTGACGAAACGAAATCGGAACTCGGTATTCTTCGAGCAGCGCGGGAGAGCCGCCTTGCTTATGGCGATGGTGCAATCGCGAATTATATCATTTCGAAGGCTAACAGCGTTTCCGACGTGCTTGAGGTCATACTGCTTCTCAAAGAGGCTGGCCTTCACGATCCGAGCCAGGAAAAACTTGCGCTCAACGTTATCCCACTTTTCGAGACAATCGATGATCTGCGTCGTTGCCCAGTGATAATGGACGCGCTGTTTGATATTCCCGAGTATCGCGAATTGCTTAAATCGCGTGGCGACATCCAGGAAGTCATGCTCGGGTACTCAGACAGCAATAAGGACGGTGGTTACGTCACATCGTCGTGGGAACTTTACAATGCAGAACTGGCACTCATCGAAGTGTTTCGCCGATACGGTGTACGCTTGCGTTTGTTTCACGGTCGGGGAGGGTCGGTCGGTCGCGGCGGCGGGCCGAGTTATCAAGCCATTCTGGCCCAACCAGAAGGCGCAGTCGATGGCGCGATCCGCATCACCGAGCAAGGTGAAGTCATCGCGGCAAAATACTCTAACCCGGAGGTTGGCCGCCGCAACCTTGAAATTCTCGCAGCGGCGACGTTCGAGGCGACGGTTGGAACGAAACGCGTCAAAAGCGTGTCTTCGGATTTTCTCGCTGCGATGGATGATTTGTCGAATCATGCCTTTCGCGCATACCGACATCTTGTTTACGAGACCGAGGGTTTTGAAGCTTTCTTTCATGAGTCGACGGTCGTCGGCGAGATCGCTAATCTAAATATTGGCAGTCGGCCGGCGTCTCGAAAGAGTTCGCGCCGGATCGAAGATTTGCGAGCGATTCCGTGGGTATTTAGTTGGTCGCAATGCCGCCTAATGTTGCCTGGTTGGTTCGGCCTAGGAACGGGTATCCGAAAATGGCTCCAGGCAAATCCGAAGGGCGGTATGAAACTATTGCGCCGCATGTATCGTTCATGGCCGTTCTTCAAAACGATGATCTCAAATGCCGACATGGTGATGGCAAAGGCGGATGTCGGTATCGCGTCACGGTATGCGCGACTTGTCGCGGATCGCGAGTTGAGCGCGCGCATTTTTGAACGTATCAGCTTGGAGTTCGAGGAATCGCGCGCCGTGATTCTTGATATTACTCAGCAGTCGGAATTGCTGGAAAGCAACCCATTACTCTTGCGTTCATTGCGGAATCGATTCCCGTACATCGATCCGCTGCATCATATTCAGGTTGAATTGCTACGCCGACATCGTGCCGGCGATACGGATTCTCAAGTCGCACAAGGTATCCATCTGACAATTAACGGCATAGCGGCTGGTCTAAGAAACAGCGGCTAA